A region of Cucumis melo cultivar AY chromosome 2, USDA_Cmelo_AY_1.0, whole genome shotgun sequence DNA encodes the following proteins:
- the LOC103500998 gene encoding uncharacterized protein LOC103500998: protein MTSRRLRVFKRWMTSQGIQCSDALQFTDTPDNGISVKALCDLREGDVVANVPKLACLTVKTTSASSIIEEVGLGGYLGLSVALMYERSLGENSNWAGYLQLLPDEECVPLLWSLQDVDQFLCGTELHRTVKEDKTLMYEDWKENILPLMMSAPLMFSPEFFGVEQYFSARSLISSRSFDIDDFHGFGMVPLADLFNHKTNAEDVHFTLVSSDVESDDITSQLNDVHPYDDESKCWNSPVDKVGSDSLVNEVNNADDTDSNSSDLRDDPTTLEMIMVKNVKAGNEVFNTYGSLGNAALLHRYGFAEANNPYDIVNIDLELVIDWCSSLFSRRYSKARVSLWRKLEYYGCDNENIEYFEITYDGEPQTELLILLYIMLLSEDAFNHFDLTISVSGNFSGVMLYQMGKSIWIEDSKIRKDVLLTKDVRKALVSLADMREALYGSNHLEEDLETLSGIQDNRKLYHSLMLRVSERTILKKLRSYAAVAGQLSTSERRSSLRKNT from the exons ATGACTTCCAG GCGATTGAGAGTTTTCAAGCGATGGATGACATCCCAAGGCATACAATGCAGCGATGCTCTTCAATTCACGGATACCCCCGACAATGGAATCTCCGTCAAAGCCTTGTGCGATTTACGGGAGGGTGATGTTGTTGCAAACGTTCCTAAACTTGCTTGCCTCACCGTCAAGACCACCAGTGCCTCTTCCATTATAGAAGAAGTCGGTTTGGGTGGCTATCTGGGGCTTTCGGTTGCTCTCATGTATGAGAGAAGTTTAGGGGAGAACTCTAATTGGGCTGGCTATCTCCAGCTTCTGCCTGATGAAGAATGCGTGCCCTTGCTTTGGTCTCTGCAAGATGTAGACCAGTTTCTTTGTGGAACTGAGCTACACAGG ACTGTGAAAGAGGACAAGACTCTTATGTATGAGGACTGGAAAGAGAATATCCTGCCTCTTATGATGTCTGCACCTCTGATGTTCAGTCCAGAATTTTTTGGCGTCGAACAATATTTTTCTGCAAGGAGCCTCATTTCGTCTAGATCTTTCGATATTGATGACTTTCATGGGTTTGGAATGGTCCCTTTGGCAGATCT GTTTAACCACAAGACCAATGCTGAGGATGTACATTTTACCTTGGTGTCTTCTGACGTCGAGTCCGATGATATTACTTCTCAACTAAATGATGTGCATCCATACGACGACGAGTCCAAATGCTGGAATTCTCCTGTTGATAAAGTAGGATCAGATTCTCTTGTAAATGAGGTAAACAATGCAGATGATACCGACTCAAACTCTTCTGATCTCAGAGATGATCCTACAACGCTTGAGATGATTATGGTAAAGAATGTCAAAGCTGGCAATGAG GTGTTCAATACATATGGGTCTTTGGGAAATGCTGCTTTGCTTCACAGATACGGATTTGCAGAAGCAAATAACCCATATGATATCGTGAACATTGATTTGGAGCTAGTTATCGATTGGTGTTCATCTCTATTTTCCAGGCGATACAGTAAAGCAAGAGTATCATTATGGAGAAAGTTGGAGTATTATGGTTGTGATAATGAAAACATTGAATATTTTGAGATAACATACGATGGGGAACCACAAACTGAACTACTGATATTATTATACATAATGTTGCTATCAGAGGATGCATTTAATCACTTTGATCTAACTATATCAGTTTCTGGGAATTTTAGTGGTGTTATGTTGTATCAAATGGGAAAGAGTATCTGGATTGAAGATTCAAAAATTAGGAAGGATGTTTTGCTTACCAAAGATGTTCGTAAAGCTCTCGTGTCACTTGCAGATATGCGTGAAGCTTTATATGGTTCaaatcatttagaagaagacCTTGAGACGTTGTCTGGCATACAAGATAATAGGAAGTTATATCATTCTTTGATGTTGCGTGTAAGCGAGAGGACGATCCTGAAGAAACTCAGATCTTATGCTGCTGTGGCTGGTCAGTTATCAACTAGTGAAAGGCGGTCATCTTTGAGGAAGAACACCTGA